The Aneurinibacillus uraniidurans genome segment TGTGTGATACCACCAGTTCTTTCTTGCCCGCTTTTGCAACCAGATCTTTATACTGTTGGTCGATTGCATCGAGATCAGCCGCCAGCGCCTGATAGTTTTTCTCATAATCAGCTTTATGAACCGGATCAATCTCAATGAGTGCTTTTTCAATATTTTGCGCCTGCTGCTTAGCACGCATCGGGTCTAGCCATACATGCGGGTCATATTTGCCAAGTTCATGCCCATGCTCATCTTCCTTATGACCGTCTGTCGCTGCATGTCCTTCATGATCATCTGCAGTTGATGCAAGCAGCTGCACTCCCTGGCTCGCATCGAGCACTTTTGTCTTGGACTTGTCAAGATTCTGTCCGACTTTCTCAATCCATGCTTCATAGCCTGCACCGTTATAAACAAACAGCTTAGCCTCGTTCAGCTCACCCAAATCTTTAGGAGATGGTTCAAAATCATGCGGCTCTGCTCCTGGGGGCACAATACTTTTTACTTCTACATGATCTCCCCCGATTGTTTTGGCAAAACTGTACACCGGGAATAGACTTGTATATACAAGTATCTTACCTGATCCCCCCTGCGACTCTGCTCCATTCTTTTGACCGCAGCCAACTAGAAAAAACATCAGTACCAGCATAAAAGTAGTGGTTGCCCACAAAACTTTTCTATATCCTTTCATTTCCGACTCCTCCTTTTTTCAACTATATACAACAAAATAAGATACATTACGATTTATCCGTGAAAAGTATAACGGAATGAATCTGATTTGTAAACAAGCAAAAATGACTCCATCTTCAAGCATCATCGCTATTCTCTTTGTTTGTCCTCTATCTATACATAAGAAAAACAGGGCCGCTATAGAACCTCAAGCCCTGTTCATTCTGATTTATTTGCGCCTTACCTTATTGCTGGCGAAGATACTGTTTGTCTTTCATAAACATGCGCCAGAAGAAAATAAAACCCGGTGTCAAAATCGCAAACCCAACGATATAGGATGCAAACAGTGCCCGAAACGTACTCGGATGCGTAAAGCCTGACTCAATCGTCACATGCGGGTACACGATGTATGGCAAATGTGCTTTGCCGTACGCATAGCTGGCAAATAAATACTGTGCTACAATGAGCAGCACCGCCGCACGCGGCCAGCCTACCTGACCGACAGCATGACGCTTGGGCCACCAGAGTGCAGAATAGCCAAGCACAAATAAAACGATAGAGAGGCCGAGTCCCACCTGATGCTCCAGAAGACCTGCATACAACCAGTCCGCATCCCGGCGAATCGATAGCAGCACAAGCACGGAAGCTGCAAAAGCAAGCGGGCCGTTCAACACCGCATCCCGACGATAAATCCGGTATGCTTGCGGCTCATTGGACACGTGCGAATAATCCGCAAGCAAAAGCGAGGAGAGAAACAATGTACTCGTAACCGCAAACAGAATATAGGCCAATCCACTGAAACTAGTCAAAAGAGTACCGAGCAACAACTGCTCTCCCCCCGCTCCCAGCGAGATGAATCCCCCTTGCGTAATCGGAAGCACCAAAATTAGCAGAGCCGGAATACAAATCCCACTGATCCCGGATATAGTGGTCAACGTTTTTTCATAGTGACCCACACTGTGGGCAAAGACCAGAAATGCACTGCGAACAGCTAGAAACAACAAAATTAAGCTTCCCGGTATAAGCAGTACCGTACCGAGCGTAAATGTCGCTCCCGGAAAAAAGCTGACTAATCCAACCACGATCAGCACAACAAATA includes the following:
- a CDS encoding cytochrome d ubiquinol oxidase subunit II, with the protein product MTNELIAITLLWLFVFVYSVAASIDFGTGFWSMVYRNQEQTRATKIANRYLSPSWEVTNVFVVLIVVGLVSFFPGATFTLGTVLLIPGSLILLFLAVRSAFLVFAHSVGHYEKTLTTISGISGICIPALLILVLPITQGGFISLGAGGEQLLLGTLLTSFSGLAYILFAVTSTLFLSSLLLADYSHVSNEPQAYRIYRRDAVLNGPLAFAASVLVLLSIRRDADWLYAGLLEHQVGLGLSIVLFVLGYSALWWPKRHAVGQVGWPRAAVLLIVAQYLFASYAYGKAHLPYIVYPHVTIESGFTHPSTFRALFASYIVGFAILTPGFIFFWRMFMKDKQYLRQQ
- a CDS encoding metal ABC transporter substrate-binding protein gives rise to the protein MKGYRKVLWATTTFMLVLMFFLVGCGQKNGAESQGGSGKILVYTSLFPVYSFAKTIGGDHVEVKSIVPPGAEPHDFEPSPKDLGELNEAKLFVYNGAGYEAWIEKVGQNLDKSKTKVLDASQGVQLLASTADDHEGHAATDGHKEDEHGHELGKYDPHVWLDPMRAKQQAQNIEKALIEIDPVHKADYEKNYQALAADLDAIDQQYKDLVAKAGKKELVVSHKAFTYLANRYGLEQIPVSGLSPSQEPTQQQLKQLIDTVKQHNIKYVAFEGLVENKVAQAVQRESGAEAVTLYTLENVTKEQLDAGKTYGDLMRDNLQTLKKVLEVK